From the genome of Hathewaya histolytica, one region includes:
- a CDS encoding sigma factor-like helix-turn-helix DNA-binding protein, which produces MNQYKRTEDILHNYKTIKAEIKNILIEIEDIENSYRGVRGVSYYDMPKDHNISSSVENEIEQKEKKIEYLSQLVIKKENQVKRIDNALETLTDSEYKIIKYRYFDKISNRKLAEILDLTEQNTSIIKSKIINKISKLIFF; this is translated from the coding sequence ATGAATCAATATAAGAGAACGGAAGATATATTACATAATTACAAAACAATAAAAGCAGAAATTAAGAATATACTAATTGAAATAGAGGATATAGAAAATTCATATAGAGGTGTAAGAGGTGTATCTTATTATGATATGCCTAAAGATCATAATATTAGTAGTTCTGTAGAGAATGAAATAGAGCAGAAGGAAAAGAAAATTGAATATTTAAGTCAACTTGTAATAAAAAAAGAAAATCAAGTTAAACGTATTGATAATGCATTGGAGACTTTAACAGATTCTGAATATAAAATAATTAAATATAGGTATTTTGATAAAATATCAAATAGAAAATTAGCTGAAATACTTGATTTGACAGAACAAAATACATCGATTATTAAAAGTAAAATAATAAATAAAATATCAAAGCTAATATTTTTTTAA
- a CDS encoding ClbS/DfsB family four-helix bundle protein, with product MARATTKADLIESSSTQYEKLWKLIDSMSQEEQNASFLFEDRDKNLRDVLIHLYEWHNLILKWIESNSKGEYRPFLPEPYNWRTYPNMNIEIWEKHQGTSLEQSKNMLRQTHIEVMKLVEPYTNDELFSKGVYKWTKGSTLGSYFVSSTASHYDWAIKKLKKYIKSYRGEKNK from the coding sequence ATGGCAAGAGCAACAACGAAGGCAGATTTAATAGAAAGTTCGTCTACACAATATGAAAAGTTGTGGAAGTTAATTGATTCAATGTCACAAGAAGAACAAAATGCAAGTTTTTTATTTGAAGATAGAGATAAAAATTTGAGAGATGTACTTATTCATTTATATGAGTGGCATAACTTAATCCTTAAATGGATAGAGTCTAACTCAAAAGGAGAATATAGACCATTCCTTCCAGAGCCGTATAACTGGAGAACTTATCCCAATATGAATATTGAAATTTGGGAGAAACATCAAGGCACATCATTAGAACAATCAAAAAATATGTTGAGACAAACACATATAGAAGTAATGAAATTGGTAGAACCATATACAAATGATGAATTATTTTCAAAGGGAGTTTATAAGTGGACAAAAGGTAGTACTTTGGGTTCCTATTTTGTTAGTAGCACAGCAAGTCATTATGATTGGGCAATAAAAAAGCTTAAAAAGTATATCAAAAGCTATAGGGGAGAAAAAAATAAATAA
- a CDS encoding IS1182 family transposase — protein MLMHQKMILSEYGDIYDRIIPKDNMLRRIKEMVDFSFIYDELVSTYCNNNGRGAIDPIRMFKYLLLKTIFNISDVDVVERSKYDMSFKYFLDMAPEEDVINPSSLTKFRKLRLKDTNLMDMLISKTVEIALEKEIIKSKSIIVDSTHTKARYNQKTPREVLIEQSKKLRKSVYNIDESMKARFPNKVNNGLLEDEIEYCQKLISVIEKEEVISSYPAVKEKLNLLKETIEDDLEVLSFSKDADAKVGHKTADTSFFGYKTHIAMTEERIITAAVVTSGEKHDGKQLKSLIEKSEASGLNIENIIGDAAYSEKENIEYVNESEKNLIAKLSKSVSHGNKRQTKTKFEYNKDADMYACEAGHMSTKKTSTRPKKHAKDGLGTVISYFFDVKKCQCCPLKQGCYKEGAKTKSYSVSIKTNTHQKHIEFQETDFFKEKSKERYKIEAKNSEMKHRHGYDVASAAGLVGMQMQGALTIFAVNLKRILTLSNQ, from the coding sequence ATGTTAATGCATCAAAAGATGATATTAAGCGAATATGGTGATATATATGATAGGATTATCCCTAAAGATAATATGTTGAGAAGGATTAAAGAAATGGTAGATTTCTCATTCATCTACGATGAATTAGTTTCTACATATTGCAATAATAACGGTCGCGGAGCGATTGACCCAATAAGAATGTTTAAATATCTTTTACTAAAAACTATTTTCAATATTTCTGATGTAGATGTTGTTGAACGCTCTAAATATGATATGTCTTTTAAATATTTCTTAGATATGGCTCCGGAGGAGGATGTAATTAATCCAAGTTCTTTAACTAAATTTAGAAAGCTACGCTTAAAGGACACTAATCTAATGGACATGCTAATTTCTAAAACCGTAGAAATAGCATTGGAAAAGGAAATTATAAAATCAAAATCAATTATTGTTGATTCAACTCATACCAAAGCTAGATACAATCAAAAAACACCTAGGGAAGTTTTAATTGAACAATCTAAAAAACTTCGAAAGTCAGTTTATAACATTGATGAGTCAATGAAAGCAAGGTTTCCTAATAAAGTTAACAACGGTCTTCTTGAGGATGAAATAGAGTATTGTCAAAAACTTATATCAGTTATTGAAAAAGAAGAGGTCATTTCAAGTTATCCAGCTGTAAAAGAAAAATTAAATTTATTAAAAGAAACAATCGAAGATGATTTAGAGGTTTTGTCATTCTCTAAAGATGCTGACGCAAAAGTTGGACACAAAACTGCTGATACATCTTTCTTTGGGTATAAAACTCATATTGCAATGACTGAGGAACGTATTATTACTGCTGCTGTAGTTACTTCGGGAGAAAAACACGATGGAAAACAACTAAAATCACTTATTGAAAAGAGCGAAGCCTCTGGCTTAAACATAGAAAATATTATTGGAGATGCAGCTTATTCAGAAAAAGAAAATATAGAATATGTAAATGAAAGTGAAAAAAATCTAATTGCAAAGCTTAGTAAATCAGTATCTCATGGTAACAAAAGACAAACTAAAACGAAGTTTGAATATAATAAAGATGCAGATATGTATGCGTGTGAAGCTGGCCATATGAGTACTAAGAAAACTAGTACTAGACCTAAAAAACATGCCAAAGATGGACTAGGTACAGTAATTTCTTATTTTTTTGATGTTAAAAAGTGTCAGTGTTGCCCTTTAAAACAAGGGTGCTATAAAGAAGGTGCTAAAACTAAATCATACTCAGTTTCAATCAAAACGAATACGCATCAAAAACATATTGAATTTCAAGAAACTGATTTTTTTAAAGAAAAATCAAAAGAGAGATATAAAATTGAAGCTAAAAATAGTGAAATGAAACATAGACATGGGTATGATGTTGCGTCAGCCGCAGGTCTTGTTGGCATGCAAATGCAAGGTGCATTGACCATTTTTGCTGTAAACTTGAAGAGAATATTGACTCTAAGCAATCAGTAA
- a CDS encoding SRPBCC family protein, which produces MKPNANSNITVETTIDEPIERVWKYWTEPQHITKWNNASDDWHTSFAENDLRVGGKFISRMEAKDASFGFDFGGTYTEVKLYEIIEYIMDDGRKVEINFINQENKTKIIENFEAEKSNPIELQRKGWQAILDNFKKYAEQAEV; this is translated from the coding sequence ATGAAACCAAATGCTAATTCAAATATAACGGTAGAAACAACAATTGATGAACCTATAGAAAGAGTATGGAAATATTGGACAGAACCACAACATATAACTAAGTGGAATAATGCTTCGGATGATTGGCATACTTCATTTGCTGAAAATGATTTAAGGGTAGGTGGGAAATTTATTTCAAGGATGGAAGCTAAAGATGCTAGCTTTGGATTTGACTTTGGTGGTACTTATACTGAAGTAAAATTATATGAGATTATTGAATATATTATGGATGATGGTAGAAAGGTTGAAATAAACTTTATAAATCAAGAAAATAAAACTAAGATAATAGAAAATTTTGAAGCGGAAAAAAGCAATCCAATTGAGCTTCAACGAAAGGGATGGCAGGCAATATTAGATAATTTTAAAAAATATGCCGAGCAAGCAGAGGTTTAA
- a CDS encoding phage replisome organizer N-terminal domain-containing protein, with protein sequence MSEVKWIKIVTDIFDDEKVLLIESMPEADSIIVIWFKLLCLAGKKNNSGVFLLNDRIPYTDEMLSTIFRRPINTIRLALKTFEGFGMIEMVNNTITIPNWSKHQTLDQIEERNKYMKNYMRNYREKQKLLASGECEVNGKVNSKTNNKINSKVNVSELEEEVERERELDIDNNNISKDALNTKVQPIVEKWNSLELQKIISINPGTNRYKLLNARVKEYGLDKVIYAIDNINKSSFLKGQNNKGWTITFDWLIKPNNFIKVLEGNYEDKIPTNNFKRKYDKKNSFCDYEQRNYDFNDLERKILGWD encoded by the coding sequence ATGTCGGAGGTAAAGTGGATAAAAATTGTTACGGATATATTTGATGATGAGAAAGTACTGCTTATAGAGAGCATGCCTGAAGCTGATAGCATAATAGTTATTTGGTTTAAATTATTATGTCTAGCAGGTAAAAAGAATAATAGTGGGGTATTCCTGTTAAATGACAGGATACCCTATACAGATGAAATGTTATCAACTATATTTAGAAGACCTATAAATACTATAAGATTAGCATTAAAAACCTTTGAGGGTTTTGGAATGATAGAAATGGTGAATAACACTATAACTATTCCTAATTGGAGTAAACATCAGACTTTAGACCAGATAGAGGAAAGAAATAAATACATGAAAAATTATATGAGGAATTATAGGGAAAAACAAAAACTTTTAGCTAGTGGAGAATGTGAAGTTAACGGTAAAGTTAACAGTAAAACTAACAATAAAATTAACAGTAAAGTTAATGTTAGCGAACTAGAAGAAGAAGTAGAAAGAGAAAGAGAATTAGATATAGATAATAATAATATATCTAAAGATGCACTTAATACTAAAGTACAACCTATAGTAGAGAAATGGAACAGTTTAGAACTTCAGAAAATCATATCAATTAATCCAGGAACTAATAGATATAAACTTTTAAATGCAAGAGTTAAGGAATATGGATTGGATAAGGTTATATATGCTATAGATAATATAAATAAATCTTCATTTTTAAAAGGACAAAATAATAAGGGATGGACCATAACCTTTGACTGGTTAATTAAACCTAATAACTTTATAAAAGTTTTAGAGGGAAATTATGAAGATAAAATTCCTACAAATAATTTTAAAAGAAAATATGATAAAAAGAACAGTTTTTGTGATTATGAACAAAGAAACTATGATTTTAATGATCTAGAGAGAAAAATATTAGGGTGGGATTAA
- a CDS encoding phage antirepressor KilAC domain-containing protein, with product MDNLKVFNNQQLIPLKENETGEVLVNGRDIYEFLKVQQDFSDWIKKQFQMIGAEENKDFTCFPFKREGNNATLIEYALTLDSAKEICMVAGVAPRTNDETKKLSREARQYFIKVEKAWNSPEMIMKRALEIANKTVENLRLENHEQKKQLEEQKPKVLFAEAVSTSKTSILVGELAKILKQNGVDMGQNKLFKWLRDNGYLVRRTGSDYNMPTQYSMSLGLFEVKQTAITHSDGHISISKTPKITGKGQEYFINKFIKNHYISL from the coding sequence ATGGATAATTTAAAGGTGTTTAATAATCAGCAGCTTATACCATTAAAAGAAAATGAAACTGGTGAAGTGTTAGTAAACGGAAGGGATATATATGAATTTCTAAAAGTTCAACAAGATTTTTCTGATTGGATTAAAAAACAATTTCAAATGATTGGAGCAGAGGAGAATAAAGACTTTACTTGCTTCCCTTTTAAAAGGGAGGGGAATAATGCAACTTTAATAGAATATGCTCTAACTTTAGATAGTGCAAAGGAAATTTGCATGGTGGCAGGTGTAGCTCCAAGGACTAATGATGAAACAAAAAAACTTAGTAGAGAGGCACGACAATATTTTATAAAGGTAGAAAAGGCATGGAATAGTCCGGAAATGATAATGAAAAGGGCCTTAGAGATTGCGAATAAAACTGTGGAAAATCTAAGGCTAGAAAATCATGAGCAAAAGAAACAACTTGAAGAACAAAAACCAAAGGTATTATTTGCAGAGGCCGTATCAACTTCCAAGACTTCAATATTGGTTGGAGAGCTTGCAAAGATTTTAAAGCAGAATGGTGTTGATATGGGACAAAATAAACTTTTTAAATGGCTTAGAGATAATGGTTATTTGGTTAGAAGGACCGGAAGTGATTACAATATGCCAACTCAGTATAGTATGAGTTTGGGATTATTTGAAGTTAAGCAAACAGCCATAACTCATAGTGATGGACATATAAGCATAAGCAAGACACCAAAGATTACAGGAAAAGGTCAGGAGTATTTTATTAATAAGTTTATTAAAAATCATTATATAAGTTTATGA
- a CDS encoding restriction endonuclease subunit S yields the protein MPRVSMNDFRIFYVAVPPIELQNEFEDFIKQVDKLKFEMEESLKALENNFNSLMQRTFNGELFN from the coding sequence ATGCCTAGGGTATCTATGAATGATTTTAGAATTTTTTATGTAGCTGTACCTCCTATTGAATTACAAAATGAGTTTGAAGACTTCATTAAGCAAGTTGACAAATTGAAATTTGAAATGGAGGAGAGTTTAAAAGCATTAGAGAATAACTTTAATTCTTTGATGCAAAGGACATTTAATGGGGAGTTGTTTAATTAA
- a CDS encoding DUF6673 family protein, with protein MKINGVELQDLDILDVEVAEKYEKALENVEDVSKNVQDMKISESIRTQCNAIFEVFNIMFGEGTDKKVFGAETNLLTCLKAFEELATQMNAKSVEMEKLANKYSPNRAQRRNKK; from the coding sequence ATGAAAATTAATGGAGTAGAATTACAAGATTTAGATATATTAGATGTAGAGGTGGCTGAAAAATACGAAAAGGCACTAGAAAACGTTGAAGATGTATCAAAAAATGTACAAGATATGAAAATATCTGAAAGTATAAGAACTCAATGTAATGCTATTTTTGAAGTATTTAACATTATGTTTGGAGAAGGCACTGATAAGAAAGTATTTGGTGCTGAAACTAATTTATTAACTTGTTTAAAAGCTTTTGAAGAGCTTGCAACCCAAATGAATGCTAAAAGTGTCGAGATGGAAAAACTAGCTAACAAATATTCTCCTAATAGGGCACAAAGAAGAAATAAAAAGTAA
- a CDS encoding ImmA/IrrE family metallo-endopeptidase, which yields MNYNALLEEAIELNIQVKEIDLKTKDGLCKGNRIAISKRLKTDKERCCVLVEELGHFHKTVGDITDQSKIQNRKQEYIARKWGYERLVGIKNIIKAFENGAHNSFDMAEYLNITEEFLKDAISYYKAKYGVCCEIDNYIIYFEPCLGIIKIF from the coding sequence GTGAATTATAACGCTTTACTTGAAGAAGCAATTGAGCTTAACATACAAGTTAAAGAAATAGACTTGAAGACTAAAGATGGCCTATGCAAAGGTAATAGAATAGCTATTAGCAAAAGATTGAAAACAGACAAAGAAAGATGTTGTGTATTAGTTGAAGAACTAGGGCATTTTCATAAAACTGTAGGTGACATCACTGATCAATCCAAAATTCAAAATAGAAAACAAGAATATATAGCTAGAAAATGGGGCTACGAAAGACTTGTGGGAATTAAAAATATAATTAAAGCCTTCGAAAATGGAGCACATAACTCATTTGATATGGCAGAATATTTAAACATAACCGAAGAATTTCTAAAAGACGCTATATCATATTACAAAGCAAAATACGGTGTATGCTGTGAAATAGACAATTATATAATATACTTTGAGCCTTGCTTAGGCATAATAAAGATTTTTTAA
- a CDS encoding sugar O-acetyltransferase: protein MKSEKEKMLSGDFYNAGDSELIKEREHMQKLIFEFNHIDPSEKERRQEILNKLIIAKGSFNIEAPFNCDYGYNIEVGENFFANYGCTILDVNKVEIGDNVLLGPNVQIYTATHPIDPTERLTGKEYGKPIVIGNNVWVGGGSIICPGVKIGDNVTIGAGSVVTKDIPNNVVAAGNPCRVIKSI from the coding sequence ATGAAGAGCGAAAAGGAAAAAATGTTATCAGGTGATTTTTATAATGCAGGTGATTCAGAGCTAATTAAGGAAAGAGAACATATGCAAAAGTTGATTTTTGAATTTAATCATATAGATCCTAGTGAAAAAGAGAGAAGACAGGAAATCTTAAATAAATTAATTATTGCTAAAGGTTCATTTAATATTGAAGCTCCATTTAATTGTGATTATGGTTATAACATTGAAGTAGGTGAGAATTTTTTTGCTAACTATGGATGTACCATATTAGATGTAAATAAAGTTGAAATTGGTGATAATGTACTACTAGGGCCAAATGTTCAAATTTATACTGCTACACATCCTATTGACCCTACAGAAAGACTTACTGGGAAAGAGTATGGTAAACCAATTGTTATAGGAAATAATGTTTGGGTTGGTGGTGGTTCGATAATATGTCCTGGAGTAAAAATTGGAGACAATGTAACTATAGGGGCAGGGAGTGTTGTTACTAAAGATATCCCTAATAATGTAGTTGCTGCAGGAAATCCATGTAGGGTTATTAAGAGTATTTAA
- a CDS encoding helix-turn-helix transcriptional regulator produces the protein MQESRLFRIVYYLLKNGHTTAQELAKELEVSIRTIYRDVDRLSISGIPICCTQGKGGGINLLDRYIFDKGMVSETEQQSIITALQSLNEITEEVDNDLILKLSALFKQNNPNWLQIDFSRWGNKNIDTRKFNTIKATILNRQVLTFRYVSNYGKDNLRRVKPIRICYKSKGWYLQAYCMDKNDFRIYKINRMLELRASNELFDDFFTPPPLEDFKKENDYTTIKMKFKKSSAYRVYDEFDESDIKLLENGHIIVECNLPDDDWLYGYLFSFCGTVEVLEPEHIRKSFIDILESVYIHYKSVDKGEVVFSE, from the coding sequence ATGCAAGAGAGTCGTTTATTTAGAATTGTGTATTATCTTTTAAAAAATGGACACACTACTGCACAGGAATTGGCTAAGGAATTAGAGGTGTCTATAAGAACAATTTATAGAGATGTTGATAGATTAAGTATTTCAGGCATTCCAATATGTTGTACTCAGGGTAAAGGTGGAGGAATTAATTTATTAGATAGATACATATTTGATAAAGGTATGGTGTCCGAAACGGAACAGCAATCAATTATTACTGCATTACAAAGCTTGAATGAAATAACAGAGGAAGTAGATAATGATTTAATCTTAAAATTAAGTGCATTATTTAAACAAAATAATCCAAATTGGCTGCAAATTGATTTTTCTAGATGGGGTAATAAGAATATAGATACAAGGAAGTTTAATACAATTAAAGCTACAATTTTGAATAGGCAAGTGTTAACTTTTAGATATGTTAGTAATTATGGTAAGGATAATCTTAGGAGAGTTAAACCTATAAGAATATGTTATAAATCTAAGGGGTGGTATCTTCAAGCATATTGTATGGACAAAAATGATTTTAGAATATATAAAATTAATCGTATGTTAGAGCTTAGAGCATCAAATGAGCTATTTGATGATTTTTTTACACCACCTCCATTAGAAGATTTTAAAAAGGAAAATGATTATACAACGATTAAAATGAAGTTTAAAAAAAGCTCGGCATATAGAGTGTATGATGAGTTTGATGAATCAGATATTAAATTGCTTGAAAATGGACATATTATTGTTGAATGCAACCTTCCTGATGATGATTGGTTATATGGATATTTATTTTCCTTTTGCGGAACTGTAGAAGTCTTAGAACCTGAACATATAAGAAAGTCATTTATTGATATATTAGAGAGTGTTTATATACATTATAAATCTGTTGATAAAGGGGAAGTGGTGTTTAGTGAATGA
- a CDS encoding chloramphenicol resistance protein: MIIDKITNYIRTCPHLDIFNNAIRLNVDYLDSNTDTYSIEEIQGEPILKKYINGDSICQYDFIFTSRESFGDEVFKNIDNSGFYEKFVEWIEDQNHNKVFPNLENGLAPLEIKVTSTGYAFPVTNNTAKFQIQLRLKYFKKK, from the coding sequence ATGATAATAGATAAAATTACAAACTATATAAGAACTTGCCCTCACCTAGATATCTTTAATAATGCTATAAGGTTAAATGTAGATTATTTAGATTCTAATACAGATACCTATTCTATAGAAGAAATTCAGGGAGAACCTATATTAAAAAAATACATTAATGGCGACAGTATATGTCAGTATGATTTTATATTTACGTCTAGAGAATCATTTGGTGATGAGGTATTTAAAAATATAGATAATAGTGGATTCTATGAAAAGTTTGTAGAATGGATTGAAGATCAAAATCATAATAAAGTATTTCCCAATCTAGAAAATGGGCTTGCACCTCTTGAGATTAAAGTTACTAGTACAGGGTATGCTTTTCCAGTAACAAATAACACAGCTAAATTTCAGATACAACTGAGGTTAAAGTATTTTAAAAAGAAATAA
- a CDS encoding bacteriophage Gp15 family protein, giving the protein MNILIDILPTTVNIEGEDYEINSDFRTSILFELLMQDPELNHENKVIQVLQLYYSTIPKNINEAIEKILWFYRCGKDEIKSKNKGAGKTIQVYSYEYDDDYIYSAFLDQYGVDLQDMEYLHWWKFKAMFKSLKEDNELVKIMGYRVIDLGKIKDKEQKNYYKKMKELYKIPTNISKNEKEKLNKIEEILLNGGDLDKIL; this is encoded by the coding sequence ATGAATATTCTTATAGATATTTTACCTACTACAGTAAATATAGAGGGGGAAGATTATGAAATTAATTCAGATTTTCGTACTTCTATTTTATTTGAACTTTTAATGCAAGACCCTGAATTAAACCATGAGAACAAGGTTATACAGGTATTACAGCTTTATTATTCAACAATACCTAAAAATATTAATGAGGCAATAGAGAAAATTCTATGGTTCTATAGGTGTGGTAAAGATGAAATTAAGTCTAAAAATAAAGGAGCAGGTAAGACTATACAGGTTTACTCCTACGAATATGATGATGACTATATTTATTCTGCATTTTTAGATCAATATGGAGTTGACCTTCAGGATATGGAGTATTTACATTGGTGGAAATTTAAAGCTATGTTTAAAAGTCTTAAAGAAGATAATGAGCTAGTTAAAATAATGGGTTACCGTGTTATTGATTTAGGTAAAATAAAAGATAAAGAGCAAAAGAATTATTATAAAAAGATGAAAGAGCTTTACAAAATTCCAACTAATATAAGTAAAAATGAAAAAGAAAAGCTTAATAAAATAGAAGAAATATTACTTAATGGTGGGGATTTAGATAAAATATTATAA
- a CDS encoding helix-turn-helix domain-containing protein: MTKTEKLKSIILSKYNSIREFARIAEIPSTTLTSALDKDIGGMAVDRVIKICDILNVDIKTFEPLEKDKNHNGLCKEETTLLSNFNKLNKKGKKEAAKRVEELTEIRKYTYEEKDYLIPFAAHDRDGNFSKEDIQRDLNLMDDDNLWE, from the coding sequence ATGACTAAAACTGAAAAGTTAAAGAGTATTATTTTAAGCAAATATAATAGTATAAGAGAATTTGCAAGAATTGCAGAAATACCAAGCACAACATTAACAAGTGCATTAGATAAAGATATCGGTGGTATGGCAGTTGATAGGGTCATTAAGATATGCGATATATTAAATGTAGATATAAAAACCTTTGAACCACTAGAAAAAGATAAAAATCATAATGGATTATGTAAAGAAGAAACTACCTTATTATCAAACTTTAATAAACTAAACAAAAAGGGAAAAAAAGAAGCAGCTAAAAGAGTTGAGGAACTTACAGAAATAAGAAAATATACCTATGAAGAAAAAGACTATTTGATACCATTTGCAGCGCACGATAGGGATGGTAACTTCTCTAAAGAAGATATTCAACGTGATTTAAATCTAATGGATGATGATAATTTATGGGAATAA
- a CDS encoding toll/interleukin-1 receptor domain-containing protein: MSRNKKGDVFLSYCWADKEIVDDIDNYFRNRGIVFRRDNRDIEAWESIRAFMNSIRESDYMILIISDRYLKSINCMYEILELVKEREYKNRIITVVLNNKIYDTMERLNYIKYWEKKYNNLSRKISEINCLENVGKSIEDLKRIKQISQTIGEFLDLISDLNNPSSQDVKIEILKKLNGKHIGIDQKIDGFEIFLNALDECKFIELALSAENPYGEKKYILEKYDVDNDIHGVSMKFYLKDINNAEELKLIVSDITRIEKNTMESEQHKKFYMCCKDRIAEDKYKQFIKMKSYGFKSDPQEEFDLLNRTQNIHRCILLF, from the coding sequence ATGAGTAGGAATAAAAAGGGAGATGTATTTTTATCATACTGTTGGGCAGATAAAGAAATTGTTGATGATATAGATAATTATTTTCGCAATCGTGGAATTGTTTTTAGAAGGGATAATAGAGATATTGAAGCATGGGAAAGTATTCGGGCATTTATGAACTCTATAAGAGAAAGTGACTATATGATACTTATAATAAGTGATAGATACTTAAAATCAATTAATTGTATGTATGAAATTTTAGAATTAGTGAAAGAACGAGAATATAAGAATAGAATAATTACAGTTGTATTAAACAATAAAATATATGATACAATGGAAAGGTTAAATTATATTAAATATTGGGAGAAAAAATACAATAACTTAAGCAGAAAAATTTCTGAAATAAATTGTTTGGAAAATGTAGGGAAGTCAATAGAAGATTTAAAAAGAATTAAGCAGATATCTCAAACTATTGGAGAGTTTTTGGACTTAATAAGTGATTTGAATAATCCATCTTCACAAGATGTTAAGATAGAAATTTTGAAAAAACTAAATGGAAAACATATTGGAATCGATCAAAAGATAGATGGGTTTGAAATTTTTTTAAATGCTCTAGATGAATGTAAGTTTATAGAGTTAGCTCTTTCAGCAGAAAATCCATATGGTGAAAAGAAGTATATTTTGGAAAAGTATGATGTAGACAATGATATTCATGGAGTTAGCATGAAATTTTATTTAAAAGATATAAATAATGCAGAGGAGCTTAAATTGATTGTTTCAGATATTACACGAATAGAAAAAAATACAATGGAAAGTGAGCAGCATAAGAAGTTTTATATGTGCTGCAAAGATAGAATCGCTGAAGATAAATATAAACAATTTATTAAAATGAAAAGTTATGGATTTAAAAGCGATCCCCAAGAGGAATTTGATTTATTAAATAGGACGCAAAATATTCATAGATGTATACTGTTATTTTAA